The Symphalangus syndactylus isolate Jambi chromosome 1, NHGRI_mSymSyn1-v2.1_pri, whole genome shotgun sequence DNA segment ATTACAAAGTGGAAAAAACAAGTCTTCATTTTGTACCCTCTTAGCCATATATCAGATAGCAATTAATTTCTCTAATTTAATGGTTCCTGAATAAAGGTAAGGCACAGAGCTATGGGTCTTAATTGAAAatgctttgcttttctctcttcattttgtATCTGAAACAATACCATATCGGAGCTAGAGGGATAATAATCAGACTTCCTTTATTTATCCATTTGAATGATGCAAATAACCTAGggtttttgtatttcattttcattcctttggattttttgtttCCTCACAAAGTTTGAATAAAATCACCAAATGTGAAGTACACCAAGAAGACAGGtataaatgtatgaatgaataaacttatgtatgtacgtatgtatggcAGAGCGAAATAGAGAATACATGTGTTTGTGTAAGTATGTGGGTTTGATGTATAGAAAGATACAGATTAAAAAAGACATATAGGGTGAAAATGTTATGTAAAATTTCTGATGTGATTATTGAAACAAGAGAAGTAATTGTCACCTAGATGAagagatgaatgagtgaatgataaATGGATGAAACAAATGCCAAATCTGAATCAGAAAGAAATCCTCACATTCTTTGTCACTTTCAGTTTCAAGAGATAAGAAGACGTTCTCCACAAACCACACCGTAGTGACAGAATTCATTCTCTTGGGACTGACAGACGACCCAGTGCTAGAGAAGATACTGTTTGGGGTATTCCTGGCAATCTACCTAATCACACTGGCAGGCAATCTGTGCATGATCCTGCTGATCAGGACCAATTCTCACCTGCAAACACGCATGTATTTCTTCCTTGGCCACCTCTCCTTTGTAGACATTTGCTATTCTTCCAATATTACTGCAAATATGCTGCACAATTTCCTCTCAGAATAGAAGACCATCTCCTATGCTGGATGCTTCACACAGTGTCTTCTCTTCATCGCCCTGGTGATCACTGAGTTTTATATCCTTTCTTCAATGGCATTGGATCGCTATGTAGCCATTTGCAGCCCTTTACATTACAGTTCCAGGATGTCCAAGAACATCTGTATCTGTCTGGTCACTGTCCCTTACATGTATGGGTTTCTTAGTGGGTTATCTCAGTCACTGCTAACCTTTCACTTATCCTTCTGTGGCTCCCTTGAAATCAATCATTTCTACTGCGCTGATCCTCCTCTTATCATGCTGGCCTGCTCTGACACCCGTGTCAAAAAGATGGCAATGTTTGTAGTTGCAGGCTTTAATCTCTCCAGCTCTCTCTTCTTCATTCTTCTGTCCTATCTTTTCATTCTTGCAGCGATCTTGAGGATCCGTTCTGCTAAAGGCAGGCACAAAGCCTTTTCTACATGTGCTTCCCACCTGACAATAGTCACTTTGTTTTATGGAACCCTCTTCTGCATGTACACAAGGCCTCCATCAGAGAAGTCTGTAGAGGAGTCCAAAATAACTGCAgtcttttatacttttttgagCCCAATGCTGAACCCATTGATCTATAGCCTAAGGAACAAAGATATAATCCTTGCCATGCAACAAATGATTAGGGGAAAATCCTTTCGTAAAATTGCAGTGTAGGTCTGTGTTTATTTGCAGTCATGAATTGCTCGTGGAGTAACAAACTGGCTTTTGAAATGGAAAAACCTAGTGTAGTCATGATTTATTTCACATCATGGACTGTCAGTAACCGTTTTACTTTCTTAACCAAATGCAAACCTTGAAGATTGATTTCTTAGAAACAAAAGCCTTAAAgttgagaaatttaaaatgttttatttgtcagagattctatgaaaataaattgtttGGTATCTAATAATTCTATATGAAAATACTATGTTTACTTACTTGGGGGGGGTGTAAATTTTTAACTAACTTAGCCTGAGAGAAATTCTGAAAATTTGTCTCCTTTGAATATGATGGTCCACAGAGCCATAGTGAGGTTCAAGATAGGGTGGATAAttttacacttttttaaaaatgaagttatttcTACTTCAATATGGTGTCTTGAACAATAGCTCGGCCACCTTTGTACTTATTgtaatcaatgtgcaaaaaatgtaaatatatgggTCACTGATATGTTAAATTTGCTGTAAGTGTTCCCCAAACTCATCTCGTAAATATCTTGAGAAGCTTCTCTTTTGTTCATGTGGTAATACTGGTTATCGTCCTTGATTCTGAAAATCAACTTTCAACACCTTTTTATGAGTTTCCAAGTGTATGGATCCAATTCTATCATCAAACTACTTTAATTGCATTCCAGTTATGTTTTCCAGTGCCATACCTCTGACTTAGGACTAATTTAGTAGGAGTCAATAGGGCCTATTAACTGCCCTCTGCATACCCATAAATGTCTTGAAACAGTATACAACTAAATAGGGGTGTATATATCTTTCTGGAGGAAATACCCAGGGTTTATTTTGCTTCATAAAGCTTTCTGTGgcccattatttttaaaataagggtgTTCTAGTAGTTTTTGAAGTTGCTATAGAGAAAATCAATCTCAGAGAGGCTACCTAAGGAGACACATTAGTCCATGCATTATTAGTCAACCAGATGACTGCATATTGATACATATGTATTTAGCCCTAATAAATTACCTCATATGTTtggcattttaatattttgcacTCCGATATTAACTAACACCATACAGAATATGCTACAGAAAATGTATGATATCAACTACTATATCTACTATAAAGTGTTCAAATGGTCTTCCAGAATTTTAAGCAGATGACTTGCAGTTTTTGTAAAATTGGGGTATATTCTTGAGTCTCACTTGATTAAGTCTGGTTCTAGCCGAATTCTTTTTCAGAAACAGTatctgaaaaagaaggaaggcaaATTTTGGTGACAAgaatttaatatttacattttagcactatttgtttttgtatttgcttGGTTTTGGCAATGATGGTGGGATAACAGAGGAAGGTGATCTTCAGAGACAACAATGAAGCAGAAAAGCTGGGAATTGAGTGACACAGCATCCTCACTTCCTTTTTGAGAGCCAGCATCATTTCATCTGTGGAGTATTTCTTTATCTTATGAGAAATTTCTGTCTGTTAGGCAAAGCATTGTATTTCATTTCTGGTAAGCAGAATGGTCTGATATCCAGATTTATAAACCTATTTGAAAATTGGATTTTAGAATGAGTGCAAAAAAAACCTCTATATTTGGCCTAAATAGCTGTGTGATTCCGTTTATTTTCTAGTTATGAGAATTGCTCTGGCTTGCAGCAaccatttttaaactttgacaccCTTTTAGTCCAAATGACTGACCTGTTTctaattgatttttaataaaacatgttatttatttctacttgtgatttaattttttgcttCTGCATGTCTTTGGGTAAAAGTCACCTCAGAAATTCTTTGGAGATAGGATAGAACATAAATtgacatgaataaaaataattataatagttgCAATCACAGCGTAGTGCTAATTTTAATCTTCATATGTGAAATAGTGGGagaattattatctccatttacaaCATTGGAGCCTGAGGCACGGAGAGATTAAATTTCTTGTCCAAAGTCATTTGGCCACTCAGTAGgacaaaagcagttttcttggtttcaaattctctctctttctcattcatACTGTAGTTGTTATTAAAGAAGTTCTTAACATACTGCAAATGCTTGGTGGAATGTTGGAGATTATGAATTGATAAGATTATTGCTATAGATGAAATAGTGGTTATGATAATTATATGTATCCTAAGAATAGCTAATGGGAATTTCCCTTGAAAATTCCGGTTAACATAATTTATAGGCATTATAATTAAAATTGTCTTAATGTCCATGTGAAGGGAGAAAATTTTGATATACAGAAGACATATATGCTATTTAGGctgcattttattaatatatttttccagtTACAAAGGCATACATATTCATATTAATTAATTGCCAAGTACAGACAAATACGAGGGAGTAAAATTTATGAGGGATCTGTCCTGTGACAAgagatacattttctttatattttgttacatttcttcTCAATAAGTTTATATGCCTACATGTTACTAAAATGCATCAAGCAAATGTGAAATCATTTGTCATATACAAATTCGAACACTGATTTTCACTTGATATAATGTATGCACCTTTATATAGAttaaatatttctgatgaacatcATGTTGAAGGTCATATAATAGTTAGATCATATGACCTTAACACAATAATAATACGTATCAATTGTAGAAAACTGACTGAACCGTATTGACATACATAAGACATAGAAGTAACATTTACTTATAATCACCTACCTGAAGAGAGCTGAACTTAGCATTCACTTGTGTTTTATTCCATTTGATTATCTTGCAAACCATGATTCCATCGTATCAATGTATCTTAGTATTTTTAGGACTGATGTATCTGTGCATCTCTAATTGTTCCTTTTGTGTATGTTCccggaagtggaattgctgaattaaATGTTTTGAACGCTTTTGAAATTCCTGCTAAATTTTTCTATGGATAAATTTTCCTCCAGAAAGCTTCTAGCAACTTAAACCTGTACTAGTAATATTTGAGAATAATCATTTCACTATAACTCTATCAGTAGTAGGAGCTCTTGTTTATGGTTATTTGCTTGTTTGATGTCTCAAGGGAAGTCTTAGAAAATAATTCAGTTCTAATAAGCACAGAATAAAAATTGAAGCATATATTGAACAAATAAAGGCTACACATAAGGTTGTTAATTTCTCTTCATGTTATTGCTGATAATTATTTGCATgaataatatttgtatttctatttggaaaaatgttACCTTTTGTTTGTTGCTGTTATGTAACTTTTCCTCATTCTAAAATTGAATAAAGAAGCACTTATATTCATTGCAATATTTGATAGTGATATCATgaattattttagatatatttttgtaCTGTGTTGTaatgttataaattattttttccctctaATTTTTAACCAATTTCCTCCCACTATTTATTAAGCAATGCTTTGCTCTTCAACTGATTTGTGATGTCACCTTTATTATACCATAAGTGAATCTATTTCTGCCtatttcctctttatctttggccacaatatacatatattttaaactaaattcaTATGATTAGTGTAcatgtaaaatatgttttaatttctggtGGAAAATTTTTATCTTCAATTTTCTCTTACGAGACTGCATTCCCCTCATCTGATGATTGCTTTTAGATATCCAATTTTTTAACCCATAAATTATGCATACTATTGTTCAATTTAGAAACTATATGCAtactttatatatgaaaatatatatctcAATGTGGCTATACATGAAATTCTTATACAttgtaaattatttgaaaaacaatgaaaactatTTTCCTCTCTATGGAGGCCATAGGAAAACTGCTTATGGTTATGTTTGTTTtccagaaaggcaggaaaacGTTGGTGGCCTGTGAGTAAGGAGAAAACACTTAACCTTGGTATATTAATTCTATCGATTCATTAACACCTttatacaaacatttatttttataccatACCAGTgctcataataaaacatttttttcaacaaatatctctaaatacatattcttttctctaaCTAGGCTGACTTTTTGCCAGCAACTCCACCCAAAAGAGTTGACATGCCCACATATATTCTTCTGCTATGAATCCTTTCAAACACTGAAAAAAACCCTATtaattagaattaaaataaacattaaacatttaaataatcagAGAAAAATTACTCTGTGCTTCCTAAGAATGGGAATACTTCACAGTAATATAGTTGCTTTAATTTGacaataaaactatttaaaaataagagccaCCCTACAGTCCAGCAATGTATTTGCCACAAATAAGACAAAGTGGCACAATTATTGAAATATGTTACGTTAATATAAATCAGTTGAAGCACTAAAACATGACCATATAAATAAACGTTGAAGACTATACGTAGAAAAttgattaaaatacaaaatgctaAAATTAACGCGGAAAATAGTGGCAACTAAAACCACAAAATACAATACTATTTGTGTGTCTATATTTAAGATAGCTGAAAAAGTCTAGCACTTTCATACATTGGTTGATTAATGGTATGaaatttttctagaaataaatacaatattattaatattttaaggagTCAAATGTTTCTACAATTTTATTCAGCTATTCCAAATTTAAGAATCTACTGAAGGCATAATTAGAAACTTGTGTGAAGAGTTTCATGGTGTTGTTCATTTTATaatcaagaaaaaggaaacaaatgatgTTTGAAATACAAGTAGCTCCCACTTAGCATCGTACCATGTAACAGAAACTTTCTATATGGGAAATGTGTCTTGTTTTCTATGGTTCTTACTTAGATATTACAAAATTTCAAAGTGAGGACTGCCTGCATTAGATAATTGGTAAAGCATGGGCATCTACCAGATGGGGTAGAAGGTGTTTCTAAATAACTAGAATGCCATCAGCCTTCATCATGAAGGAAAGTGTAAAGttcaggtgaattttttttttcttagagtgtTATACAGCCATTAAAGTGAGGATGTTCCTAGTTAGAAAAAGGTACATCATTTTGTGTAATATATTATGTGCAAAGACATATCCAATGCTACATACAGATATCTTGTAAAATATCAGggataaagagaaacaaaacttATTAATAGCTATGTCCAAATTTTCCGTGATAAGAAATCGTTGCTATTACATGTGAGAAAATAAGCTAACAAAAACTTCATATGCTCAGTTTAATTCAGATCTCAGGATATATCATTATaggatacatatttattatagtagaatttaaaaataaaagtgggaaAAAGCAAGGAGTTAGAAAGTTGTTATAGATTGTGATGGCAGAAGGAGAGGTGCTCAGTTCTGGTTTCCAGCACAGAATGACCAGTTAGCATCTTCTCACAGATAAGAATGCCTAGGTGAAAATTCCATAACCCAAGGGTGAGGTGGGGCACACTCTTGGAGCATAGAAACTGGGAAATGTCATATTAGAAGTGTAAGAGGAGCAGTTTCACTTTGACTGTGTTGCTTCTTTCCTGGCCAAACACAGTGTCACACTGAAAGGGATTTCTTGGGCCTGTGTTCTCCACTGGAGAAAAGAGAGCCCACGGCAGACCTCCAGCTTCCCTATGTTCCAGGGCACTTCCCAAGAGGCCTAGTTCTGTCTAATCTTGTGGGGAATGATGGAGGAATTGGCAGAGCTTGACCCTTTATGGTCAGTTCATAACTACCTCCTTCTAcaacccattctgtattccctttaccttcagcaagcaccttagCAGGACATGGTTTTTTACCTGGTGGAGTGACACAAATCTTCATTCCTGAtgggtctgggccatttgtagttttgcctggattgggttgttgtagtttctcattgaccttaatcacagggcatggtaataccgTGACATCCTatgggatctcctgtattccacaaATACTCTTCCTTAACCCATTGTGGAGTAGTAGTTTGATTTCATAgatcttgatagtctgggtcagtcaccccagccaacactgtacctcccttcttagcctgttgacttagaggcaggaggagctcaaagtggccaggtggcaatcttatCTTCCAGTTTGATGGaatcatctttctgtcttctggtgGCAaagttccttcctctggaatgaAGACCTCTAGGCCCGCAGAACATAATGTCACAGAAACAGGAAggaaaattttgctagtgggtcaGTAGAGGTGATGGTAAATGgcgccacttccacttccaccccttgattcctgcaTTCTTggatcctggctatgggagaaacagtaccacaTATTGGATGCCTACTCAGAGCATACAACGACTTCTGGAGAAATTTGCCCCAGccctgaatttttttgtttgtttgttttgtttttgtttttgtgaaatgAAATCCTGCTGTGTGTCTCCCAGAGgcctatagtgcagtggcacgatctcggctcactgcaacctctgcctcctaggttcatgtgattctcttgtctcagcctcccgaatagctgagattacaggcatgtgccaccatggccggctaatttttgtatttttagtattgatgaggtttcaccatgttggctaggctggtctcgaactcctgacctcaagtgatccacccacttcggcctcccgaagtgctgggattacaggcatgagccaccgtgcccagcccctgtaATGTAGTATCACCTAGTTGTTGTTGTAACTGTTACTTCAAAAGGCTATTCCGCCTTTCTATCAATCCATCTGCTTTAGGATAATGGGAAACATGGTAAGACAAGTATAtcccatgagcatgagcccactgtcTTATTCTTTAGCTATTaaatgagtgccttggtcagaggcaatggtGTGTGGAATAACAtgacagtggataaggcattctagGAGTCCACGAATGGTaatcttggcagaagcattgcgtgcGGGATAGGTAAACCTATATCCAGATGAAGTGTCTAATGTGACTAATCCACTCTAGAATTCTAATCACCCTAAGCTTTTGGATTCCTCCCTCTACATTAAACAAAGGAAGATCTGGCATTTCAAGGTCGCTCACAGTAGGCCATTCTTTGATCCATGTTTCAGCtaataaactattagaacattTTTTAACTCCCTGATTTGTAACATTGTGTGCAGAATCTCTGCTTAGTGGGCCCATATCAATACATTCAGCCTGATTCAACTTTATATTCCtcccaccattatcccacacccttaatatccattcctaCATCTGTTCTCCAGaattctgcttatataaattagaaaactcaagcagctCTTTTAGGGTGTTGCACACCTCCTTGTAGACTTTTGGCTCACACCAACTAGCACCAGATCTTGGAAGGAGAAAAGGGATTAAAGTCTGAATGCGTATTTCCTAAAGAAGAAGATCAACCAAAATaggttatttaaatatttggctaTGTTAAGTCCAAAGCTACTCTTCAAAAGCAAGCCATATTTAACCACTACATGTAATATGTAATTATGTCTTGACATAGAGAACTAGGTAATGCAATAATTAAAGATATTTGGTcaccataatttttttctaaaaaaagagaaaaatatgaaaattatttaccTACCAGTTTACACAAACcagcaaagcaaaaacaaaagcactTGTCAAGGTGGACAAAAATGCTCCTACGGTTAAAAATCTGCATATAGTCtttactttgtcattttttttttattatgctttaggttttagggtacatgtgcacaatgtgcaggtttgttacatatgtatccatgtgccatgttgatttcctgcacccattaactcctcatttagcattaggtgtatctcctaatgctctccctcccacctccccccaccccacaacagtccccagagtgtgacgttccccttcctgtgtccatgagttctcattgttcaattcccacctatgagtgagaacatgcagtgtttggttttttgtccttgcgatagtttactgagaatgatgttttccagtttcatccatgtccctaaaaaggacacgAACTCTTCagcttttatggctgcatagtattccatagtgtatatgtgccacattctcttaatccagtctatcgttgttggacatttgggttggttccaagtctttgctattgtgaatagtgccgcaataaacatacgtgtgcatgtgtccttataacaccatgatttctagtcctttgggcatatacccagtaaagggatggctgggtcaaatggtatttctagttctagatccctgaggaatcgccacactgacttccaaaatggttgaactagtttacagtcccaccaacagtgtaaaagtgttcctatttctccacatcctctccagcacctgttgtttcctgactttttaatgatggccattctaactggtgtgagatggtatctcattgtggttttgatttgcatttctctgatggccagtgatgatgagcatttcttca contains these protein-coding regions:
- the LOC129488492 gene encoding LOW QUALITY PROTEIN: olfactory receptor 5M1-like (The sequence of the model RefSeq protein was modified relative to this genomic sequence to represent the inferred CDS: substituted 1 base at 1 genomic stop codon), with protein sequence MWKFTWTQKREQQAPGPTWRVKCGRRVRIETLPIGHYAYQLSDEITCTPKPCDTEFTFMKSCTWTSEPKIKVKKRNLSQGDCFLLMYCILLNELWISCILFQDYIAYLIVDISRDKKTFSTNHTVVTEFILLGLTDDPVLEKILFGVFLAIYLITLAGNLCMILLIRTNSHLQTRMYFFLGHLSFVDICYSSNITANMLHNFLSEXKTISYAGCFTQCLLFIALVITEFYILSSMALDRYVAICSPLHYSSRMSKNICICLVTVPYMYGFLSGLSQSLLTFHLSFCGSLEINHFYCADPPLIMLACSDTRVKKMAMFVVAGFNLSSSLFFILLSYLFILAAILRIRSAKGRHKAFSTCASHLTIVTLFYGTLFCMYTRPPSEKSVEESKITAVFYTFLSPMLNPLIYSLRNKDIILAMQQMIRGKSFRKIAV